One genomic region from Uloborus diversus isolate 005 chromosome 2, Udiv.v.3.1, whole genome shotgun sequence encodes:
- the LOC129216047 gene encoding probable dimethyladenosine transferase, with product MPKVKSSKKTRQHEEIQKQGIRFNTTLGQHVLKNPLIINSMLEKAALRSTDVVLEVGPGTGNMTVKMLEKVKKVVACEIDTRLVAELQKRVQGTPLQHKLNILVGDVLKSDLPFFDICVANLPYQISSPFVFKLLLHRPFFRCAVLMFQKEFADRLVAKPGDKLYCRLSVNTQLLARVDILMKVGKNNFRPPPKVESSVIRLEPRNPPPSINFKEWDGLLRILFVRKNKTISAAFKQTSTLELMEKNYKTYCSLKNVSVPADLDIKKKIDDVLTSKNFDKMRPRTMDIDDFLLLMHEFNSNSLHFS from the coding sequence ATGCCAAAAGTTAAAAGCTCAAAAAAGACTCGTCAACATGAAGAGATCCAGAAGCAAGGTATTCGTTTTAATACCACTTTAGGTCAACATGTGCTAAAGAATCCTCTAATAATAAATAGCATGCTTGAGAAAGCAGCACTTCGTTCAACTGATGTTGTATTAGAAGTTGGGCCAGGAACTGGCAATATGACTGTAAAAATGCTAGAAAAAGTGAAAAAGGTTGTAGCCTGCGAAATCGACACTCGTCTCGTTGCTGAATTGCAAAAACGAGTACAAGGAACACCATTACAACACAAACTGAATATCCTCGTTGGTGATGTGCTAAAAAGTGACTTGCCTTTCTTCGATATTTGTGTTGCTAACTTGCCATATCAAATATCTTCGCCATTCGTTTTCAAGTTACTTTTGCATAGACCCTTTTTTAGATGTGCAGTAttgatgtttcaaaaagaatttgCAGATCGTCTAGTTGCGAAACCAGGTGACAAATTATATTGCCGGCTGTCCGTCAACACTCAGCTGCTTGCTCGAGTTGATATTCTCATGAAAGTTGGGAAAAACAACTTCAGACCTCCACCAAAAGTTGAATCAAGTGTAATTAGATTAGAGCCTCGAAATCCTCCGCCAtctataaatttcaaagaatgGGATGGTTTGTTGCGAAtattatttgtaagaaaaaacaaGACCATTAGTGCTGCTTTCAAGCAAACATCTACTTTAGAATTAAtggagaaaaattataaaacttattgttcattgaaaaatgtttcagtACCAGCAGATTTAGACATAAAGAAAAAGATTGATGATGTGTTGACTTCAAAAAACTTTGATAAAATGAGGCCTCGAACGATGGACATAGATGATTTTTTGTTACTGATGCATGAATTTAATTCGAATAGCcttcatttttcataa